AAAGCTCTGGATGTCAGCGCTCAGTCGTGATTACGGTGAATTTCAATGACATGCGCTGATGAAACAAGGGCGATGCGTGAGCAATCCACAAATTAAAaagtctcttcctctctgctcctctagAGGCCTCAAGGGGCTCTGTTAAATCACCATTCCAATGTTTTACATAATCAGCTGTCTTCTTTCTATAAGAGGAGGCTGTAGGTAAAGTCTGTATGTTTCCTTACGGCTACCTCACATACAACCATGAAACACAGGACTCTTAAATCAGCAGTCCTCCATGAGTGCTCCTCCACTGCTTCTTCCATCTGATTGAGGCACTCACTTCAGGACATCAGACCCCTCTTCACAGTGATGCTGGATTTGTTTTGTCGCTGTCTGTATGCTGCTCAGGATTCCTGCTTGAGCTTAAGCCCTGCTTTTGACTTCCAAAACAGGAACTTTTTCCCCTTCCTGACACTACCCATCTTTTTATAGGGGTTCGGGACCAATAGCAGGAGTGCActggatgtgtgtttgtttcaacaAGAAGTAAAGTTTAGTATGAGTAACAGACTGCTTCCGTGGGATAGTTACACCAGTCACAATCAGCTGACTCTTGTGGGGGTAGACAGTCTTGCTCCACCCTGTACCATTTTTCTCTGGTACGCCAAGGGATGGGTGACAAAAGATGAAATGGTAGGGGctgttattttggtactattcctaatggaaaaagaagaaaaatacataCCATTCTATATCGCGCCATTCAGTGAAAACAAGGcattagagtgtccaaataacAATTAGAAgtagcccaattcctttcctctggACCATGGGTTCTCCCCATGTGTAATGGGGATCTTGCTAAGGGGGTTGTCCAGCCAAATCCCTGACATGGATCTGATCTGATTACCTtacagttacaagcccaatgcCTTTCTGCTTCGCCATGAACTGACCCCTTCCAAAACAGACAATTCACTGAATGAAAGTTATTCTGCTCTCAGAATTTGGTTTTGTCATGCCGTCAGATTTTACTCTCTTAATATCATTCAGTAAGGAACTAGGTTGGACAGCTCCtataaaacaccaaaaacaatcTACAGCACACGTGGGCAAATATGCTTTATATGGCCAGCGATTTACTAAAGGTGTGCTTTAGTAAGGCACTTTGAGCAGTTAAGGTATCTATTACACAggatataatataaaatgatgcCCAGTATCTGTAGAATGCAATATCTAATTACtgcaaaatgcattttaaaataaaaaaatatatatgtaaaagagCTTTAACACAGcttaacctttattttgaaatagtcacaTGAAATGCAATGTATTATCACTACAAAAAGTTACAATGTTATACTAGGGCTGCAAGCAGCACTGAACAGGCCCTCACACCCCTGTGAATGTTTGGATGTGGAGTGACTACAATGGCCACTACATGGCGCTAGAGAAAGGCCACCAATAACTTGTTATGACAGCGTACAGCAAATGTAGACCACACGCTGAAAgctttatataaatgaaatcatttgtttgttgttagtttGTTACTTCCTTTTGCCAGAAGGAGGCACAATGACTGGCTTTGCAGGTTATCAACATGGACCAATTGGCCTTGAAAAGAAGATCAATAATAGAGAGGGAGGAAGCCTGCTGCATGCTATTCCTGCAAACCTACTTTTGGCCACTAGTATGTTTGCCATGATAACCCGAATACAGATCAAATCTGTATCTATCTGTGTGGGTAAAAGCTTGCTGCATGGCTAGTGGGAAcataaaatatgacaataaGTTTTTGATTAGAATTATAATTGTACAAATACTTTGCttcaacaaaatataaataataattgtatttgttaccaGTTATATGTCATTCAAATGCTCTGAAGCATATTGGATATTAGGAtggtttaaattaaagttagtGACCTTTTTCCTACTGTACATCAGGATGGATCTGTGGAGAAAAATATTGCCTGCCTCTGTTGTACAGCGGTGGTGTATTATGTAGTGCTACCTATCCATACTTGTTTCCTGTAGGCGATTATTCATAATGGCCAAGGCCCCCACACCACCAGAAAAGCCATTTTGATGGCTGTAGCTCTGCTGTTGGCCCTGGTGAGCTGTTTCACTCAGCTGCTTCTGCAGCAGTGCCAGTGACACCCTGTTGGACACCATGAACTCGCTGACAGAGATCATCTCTTCTGACAGACGCTGCCCAACGTAGACCCCATCAGCCAGTGCACCAgcatctgtctcactgtcacacactgtctccactgaGCTGTCTGTGTAGTGGTGCCTTCCAGCAGGACAGTGGGAAGTGATGGGCTGCACAGTGTTGCGTTTAAAGTGTTTTTGCCTCAGGTGTACAGGCATGCGCCTCTGGTGGTGAGTTTTGTGTTGGAAGCAGGTACAGCAGACGCCCCAGCAGCCAGCTGTGGAGCAAGAACAAGGCTGCTGCTGTCCAGAGCAAATCAGCTTAGCGAGAATCCAGTTAAGAGTTTGCTTTATGACAAtagaaatgacattaaaaagcGAATAGATACAGCATACTCCCATTAAGATGAAAAGGCAGTTCCCAAGTTGATATGCTTCCTGAGAGTCATACTGCTGTCTCTGACTGCTCACCAGGTCCCCGAAACCGATGGTGCTGAAGGCAACGAAGCAGAAGTAGAGTGAGTCCACGTAGCTCCAGTTCTCCATGGAGCAGTAGAGAGTGGAGGCGCTGCATGCAATCACAATTGATGCCACTCCCAGGATCAGCATAACATAATAGACTGATGGTTTCCAGCCTTCAAGGCTGTCTTCTTCACCAGAGGTCTCGTCTCTTCTCGACATCACCATGACCCCGCCACACCTCAGCCGACGCTCATGACACCAACGCATGATGTAAGCTAGCATCGTGATGATTCTCTCTAGGAAGAGGTTAAAGAAGAGGATGGTGGCAGCACAGCCAATGAGACCGTAGACTACTAAGAATATTTTTCCAGGTATGGTCGCTGGTGTAGTCATGCCAAAGCCTAAAGAACacatatagaaaataaaacgtCACCTTTCACAAACAGCACTAGTATCTCATTAGCAAACAAGATATACAGACGTCTTGAGAAGGATTTTGTCATGATTTTGTTCATAATGTGCTAAATTTCACCCAATCATTATTTTTAGCACAGTACTGCagaacttgtttgtttgttgtaatgGTTATGCAGTTGGTTATGAATAATGCATTTCCCAGAATGCTCTGTTCTCCCCTTCCATCTGACATTACATTACTTTTTCATAACTATTGgcagttttatttagaataatACTTAATACCATCATC
This genomic stretch from Solea senegalensis isolate Sse05_10M linkage group LG13, IFAPA_SoseM_1, whole genome shotgun sequence harbors:
- the LOC122779909 gene encoding potassium channel subfamily K member 13-like translates to MAQRRAAAASCCCCCCSRTPMNEDNARFCLLAGLILLYLLCGAAIFSALEHPFELRARRLWKQQLDNFTQRYRVKLDSLHTLLRQYEEANGAGIRVDTLRPRWDFSGAFYFVGTVVSTIGFGMTTPATIPGKIFLVVYGLIGCAATILFFNLFLERIITMLAYIMRWCHERRLRCGGVMVMSRRDETSGEEDSLEGWKPSVYYVMLILGVASIVIACSASTLYCSMENWSYVDSLYFCFVAFSTIGFGDLVSSQRQQYDSQEAYQLGNCLFILMGVCCIYSLFNVISIVIKQTLNWILAKLICSGQQQPCSCSTAGCWGVCCTCFQHKTHHQRRMPVHLRQKHFKRNTVQPITSHCPAGRHHYTDSSVETVCDSETDAGALADGVYVGQRLSEEMISVSEFMVSNRVSLALLQKQLSETAHQGQQQSYSHQNGFSGGVGALAIMNNRLQETSMDR